The genomic interval AGCTAATCTTAAACTCAGGTAAACGGGCACAACTGATTAACTGGACACTTCTTGCATAATGGTTTCTTTGCTCTGCAATATCTTCTTCCATGCAAGATTAACAACATGTGAACAGCATAATAGTCTTGAGAGTCAAAAAGTAGTTGAAGCCTCTTTCTCACGCCTTCGTAATCGGCTCCCCCATCGACTAGCCCCAGTCTCTTCGAAACTCTATTTACGTGTGTATCAACCGGCAAGGTTGGCTTCTTTGCACTAAAAAGAAGCACAACATCAGCGGTTTTCGAACCCACACCTGGCAACCCAAGCAATTTTTCACGAGCTTGTTCGAGTGATGTCCCAAAGATGAAGTTTAGGGAACCTCCAAAATCTTCCAGAACGATACGGGAAAGCTTTTTGATGACTTTTGATTTGTTTCGATACAAACCCGCCACTTTGAGAGCTTCTTCAACTTCTTCTACGTCAGCCTTCGAAAGGGCTTCGGGAGTTATCTCAAACTTGTTCGAAAGGTTTTCGAAAGCTCTAGCCGTGTTTCTGCCGTTTGTGTTCTGCGAAATCACGGTGACAATTAGTGTTTCGAAAGGGTCTCTCTCCTTTCTCCTCCAGTCTGGCAACTTAAACTCTTTTCGAAGCACTTTCAAGATTTTGTTTGCCCTTTTCTTGGTCATGTTGTATGTCGCCATTTGAGATAAGCATTAAGCAAAACCGCATTTATAGGGTCGCTTTTTAAGTTGTCAACAAAAGCAGCAGCGGAGAACCTTATAAACAGTTTCGCACAATTGTTCTTCATGCCAAACAAAGTTCACTGCGTCCACATCCTTGTAAAAACGGAAAAAGAGGCAAACACGGTTCTAGAACGATTGAAGAAAAGAGAAAAATTCGCAAACATCGCCAAGGAAGCTTCGCTCTGTCCCTCAGGAAAACGTGGCGGAGACATCGGGACCTTCGGCAGAGGAAAGATGGTGAAGGAATTCGAAAAAGCCGCGTTCGCCCTTCAGAAAGGACAAGTTTCGCCTATCGTGAAAACGAAGTTTGGATACCACATAATAAAGAGGCTTGAATAGGCTCCTTCAAACAATCGTTGACTAAACACTAAATAATGGTTAAGTAGAGCTAATTATGATACGGTGGATTTTGAATGCCTAGAGCAACAATAGTGAAAGAAGAAATCTTAGAGAAGAATATGCGCCTTTTAGCTATTTACATAGAGACGAAAAACGCGGTCTTGGTTTTACTTAGCGAAGCGGAAGACCAGCTAGGCACCTTAGCAGCATCCGTACCCCCCACCGCTGAACTAATTGCTACGCCACTTTTGTCTTCAGTGCTTCTAGGAGACAGAAACACCACAACAGCACGCATGCTAGCAGAACGCCTAGCAAACAAAACTGGCAAAATAGGCCTAGTTTCCATATACCTCAAAACCATAAGCGAAACCGAAGCGAACCCGGTCCTAATGAAGCTTTTCGAAAAAGTCACTACAGTAAACAAAGCAGAACAAGAGCATAGAGAAGGAGAGAGTGTCAGCATATGAG from Candidatus Bathyarchaeota archaeon carries:
- a CDS encoding endonuclease III; translation: MTKKRANKILKVLRKEFKLPDWRRKERDPFETLIVTVISQNTNGRNTARAFENLSNKFEITPEALSKADVEEVEEALKVAGLYRNKSKVIKKLSRIVLEDFGGSLNFIFGTSLEQAREKLLGLPGVGSKTADVVLLFSAKKPTLPVDTHVNRVSKRLGLVDGGADYEGVRKRLQLLFDSQDYYAVHMLLILHGRRYCRAKKPLCKKCPVNQLCPFT
- a CDS encoding peptidylprolyl isomerase, which gives rise to MSTKAAAENLINSFAQLFFMPNKVHCVHILVKTEKEANTVLERLKKREKFANIAKEASLCPSGKRGGDIGTFGRGKMVKEFEKAAFALQKGQVSPIVKTKFGYHIIKRLE
- a CDS encoding proteasome assembly chaperone 4 family protein, which produces MPRATIVKEEILEKNMRLLAIYIETKNAVLVLLSEAEDQLGTLAASVPPTAELIATPLLSSVLLGDRNTTTARMLAERLANKTGKIGLVSIYLKTISETEANPVLMKLFEKVTTVNKAEQEHREGESVSI